Proteins from a single region of Geothrix sp. PMB-07:
- a CDS encoding tryptophanase, with product MPRTLIEPFRIKSIEPIRMTTAQERLGMLEDAKLNVFKLRAEDVLLDWLTDSGTGAMSSAQWGAIMIGDESYAGSPSFFRLESVLKDITGMEHFIPTHQGRAAEKVLFSAVCKSGDYVPNNCHFDTTRANLEFNGVEAADLVIAEGLQPSLIHPFKGNIDLVRVEEALKKDAHRIPFGMITVTNNTGGGQPVSMANIRAYSQLLKKYGKPLIMDVCRFSENAMFIKQREDGYQNTSIKAICQEMFSYADGCTMSAKKDGMVNIGGFIMLRSDEWLDAVRNMLILTEGFPTYGGLAGRDLDALAVGLVEGMDEDYLRYRLRTAEYLGEKLEAAGVGFVKPTGGHAVYIDAKTVLPNMPVEQYPAWALCNALYLEGGIRGVEIGSVMFGKRMDDGTETYHSMELVRLAFPRRMYTQSHFDFAAEVIAEVKAKAKEIRGVKIVKQSKYLRHFTAEMAWA from the coding sequence ATGCCTCGCACCCTGATCGAGCCATTCCGCATCAAATCCATCGAGCCCATCCGCATGACCACTGCCCAGGAGCGCCTGGGCATGCTGGAGGACGCCAAGCTGAACGTGTTCAAGCTGCGCGCCGAGGATGTGCTTCTGGATTGGCTCACAGATTCCGGCACGGGCGCCATGAGCTCCGCCCAGTGGGGCGCCATCATGATCGGCGACGAAAGCTACGCAGGCTCGCCCAGCTTCTTCCGCCTGGAGTCGGTGCTGAAGGACATCACGGGCATGGAACATTTCATTCCCACCCACCAGGGCCGCGCTGCCGAGAAGGTGCTGTTCAGCGCCGTGTGCAAGTCCGGCGACTACGTGCCCAACAACTGCCACTTCGACACCACCCGCGCCAACCTGGAATTCAACGGCGTCGAAGCCGCGGATCTGGTCATCGCCGAGGGCCTGCAGCCCAGCCTCATCCACCCCTTCAAAGGCAACATCGACCTCGTCCGCGTGGAAGAGGCCCTCAAGAAGGATGCGCACCGCATTCCCTTCGGCATGATCACGGTGACCAACAACACCGGCGGCGGCCAGCCCGTCTCCATGGCCAACATCCGCGCCTACTCCCAGCTGCTCAAGAAATACGGCAAGCCCCTCATCATGGACGTGTGCCGCTTCTCCGAGAACGCCATGTTCATCAAGCAGCGCGAAGACGGCTACCAGAACACGTCCATCAAGGCCATCTGCCAGGAGATGTTCAGCTACGCCGACGGCTGCACCATGAGCGCCAAGAAGGACGGCATGGTGAACATCGGCGGCTTCATCATGCTGCGCAGCGACGAATGGCTGGATGCCGTCCGCAACATGCTCATCCTCACCGAGGGCTTCCCCACCTACGGCGGATTGGCCGGACGTGACCTGGATGCCCTGGCCGTGGGCCTGGTGGAAGGCATGGATGAGGACTACCTGCGCTATCGCCTGCGCACTGCGGAATACCTGGGCGAGAAGCTGGAGGCCGCGGGCGTGGGTTTCGTGAAGCCCACGGGCGGCCACGCAGTCTACATCGACGCCAAGACGGTGCTGCCCAACATGCCCGTGGAGCAGTACCCAGCCTGGGCCCTCTGCAACGCCCTCTACCTGGAAGGTGGCATCCGCGGTGTGGAAATCGGCTCGGTCATGTTCGGCAAGCGCATGGACGATGGCACCGAGACCTACCACAGCATGGAGCTGGTCCGCCTGGCCTTCCCCCGCCGCATGTACACCCAGAGCCACTTCGACTTCGCCGCCGAGGTGATCGCCGAAGTGAAGGCCAAGGCCAAAGAGATCCGCGGCGTGAAGATCGTCAAGCAGAGCAAGTATCTGCGCCACTTCACCGCCGAGATGGCCTGGGCCTAG
- a CDS encoding aldehyde dehydrogenase family protein: MATPDLDALFARQQAARWRVAATSADQRRAKLQALLEALMAHREEAQTALAADFRKAPEEVDLTELYPVISEIKDALRHLPRWMKPWKVATPVGFFGAASSIRHEPKGVVLIISPWNYPIYLTLGPLVSALAAGNCAVLKPSEFTPHTTAFLRKLLAGLFPEDEVALVEGDAKAAQALLALPFDHIFFTGSPTVGKAVMKAAAEHLTSVTLELGGKSPVLVDADANVQEAARKIAWGKCLNGGQTCVAPDYVLVHERVHDALVSELKAALTSFYGDNPAQRMASPDLARIINDRHFDRIQSLLSTSDATVAFGGETDAATRYISPTVLTAVDPTTPIMQEEIFGPLLPILKVPDMEAAVAFVNARPKPLAMYLFSGDRRRAEALMARTTAGGGCINDTVLHFAHTGLPTGGVNTSGFGKAHGVHGFQAFSNARGLLRQRTRFSAIQLMYPPYTGFVRRMIDLTLRYF; this comes from the coding sequence GTGGCCACTCCCGACCTCGATGCCCTGTTCGCCCGCCAGCAGGCCGCCCGCTGGCGCGTGGCCGCAACGTCGGCCGATCAAAGGCGGGCGAAGCTGCAGGCCCTGCTGGAAGCGCTCATGGCCCACAGGGAAGAGGCCCAGACAGCCCTCGCGGCGGATTTCCGCAAGGCGCCGGAAGAAGTCGACCTGACGGAGCTCTATCCCGTCATCTCTGAAATCAAGGATGCCCTGCGCCATCTGCCGCGCTGGATGAAACCATGGAAAGTGGCGACGCCCGTGGGATTCTTCGGCGCGGCCAGTTCCATCCGCCACGAACCCAAGGGCGTGGTGCTCATCATCAGCCCCTGGAACTACCCCATCTACCTCACGCTGGGGCCCCTCGTGTCCGCCCTCGCCGCGGGCAATTGCGCCGTTCTCAAACCTTCGGAATTCACGCCGCACACCACGGCCTTTCTCCGCAAGCTGCTGGCGGGACTCTTCCCTGAAGACGAGGTGGCCCTGGTGGAAGGCGATGCCAAAGCCGCCCAGGCCCTGCTGGCCCTGCCCTTCGATCACATCTTCTTCACGGGCAGCCCCACCGTGGGCAAGGCGGTCATGAAGGCTGCGGCCGAACACTTGACCTCGGTGACGCTTGAGTTGGGCGGCAAGTCGCCAGTGCTGGTGGATGCGGACGCCAACGTGCAGGAAGCCGCCCGCAAGATCGCGTGGGGCAAGTGCCTGAACGGCGGCCAGACCTGCGTGGCACCGGACTACGTGCTGGTCCATGAGCGCGTTCACGATGCCTTGGTTTCGGAACTGAAGGCGGCGCTGACGTCCTTCTACGGGGACAACCCAGCCCAGAGAATGGCCAGCCCGGACCTGGCACGGATCATCAATGATCGGCATTTCGACCGCATCCAGTCTCTGCTGAGCACCAGCGACGCCACGGTGGCCTTCGGGGGCGAGACGGATGCGGCCACCCGCTACATCAGCCCCACGGTGCTGACCGCGGTCGACCCGACCACGCCCATCATGCAGGAAGAAATTTTCGGCCCCCTCCTGCCCATCCTCAAAGTGCCGGACATGGAGGCGGCCGTGGCCTTCGTGAACGCCCGGCCCAAGCCCCTGGCCATGTACCTCTTCAGTGGTGATCGCCGCCGAGCCGAAGCCCTCATGGCCCGCACCACAGCTGGTGGCGGGTGCATCAATGACACCGTGCTGCACTTCGCGCACACCGGCCTGCCCACGGGAGGCGTGAACACGTCGGGATTCGGGAAGGCCCATGGCGTCCACGGCTTCCAGGCCTTCTCCAACGCACGGGGCCTCCTGCGCCAGCGGA
- a CDS encoding biotin--[acetyl-CoA-carboxylase] ligase codes for MERRLIHLPVVDSTQAFLRRNPHLGFCTVLADRQTEGRGRQGNRWESAAGAGLWMSAALPASSGVAPGVLLQRAMAAAAQVLDPEGQTLGLKWPNDLVARREAKLVKLGGIIGEQVAGRLILGLGVNLSAAPHLPERTFAPACLEDVGLQAPSAPALALRIAGLWEHLDADFRPLFRWPEAGLAIHWEEGQGTALGWEFDGRLKVATSEGIRRLSVGEVRGLG; via the coding sequence ATGGAACGGCGCCTGATCCACCTGCCTGTGGTGGATTCCACTCAGGCCTTCCTGCGGCGAAATCCCCACCTCGGGTTTTGTACGGTGCTGGCGGATCGCCAGACCGAAGGGCGGGGCCGCCAGGGCAATCGCTGGGAAAGCGCCGCCGGGGCCGGGTTGTGGATGTCGGCGGCGCTTCCGGCATCCAGCGGCGTGGCGCCGGGCGTGCTGCTGCAGCGGGCCATGGCCGCGGCGGCTCAGGTGCTAGATCCAGAAGGGCAAACCTTGGGCCTGAAATGGCCCAATGATCTGGTGGCCCGGCGCGAGGCAAAGCTGGTGAAGCTGGGGGGCATCATCGGCGAGCAGGTGGCGGGTCGGCTCATCCTCGGGCTGGGCGTCAACCTGAGTGCTGCCCCGCACCTTCCGGAGCGAACCTTTGCCCCAGCCTGCCTGGAGGACGTGGGATTGCAGGCGCCCTCGGCGCCTGCATTGGCCCTGCGCATCGCGGGGCTTTGGGAACACCTCGATGCGGATTTCCGGCCGCTCTTCCGCTGGCCGGAGGCAGGCCTGGCGATCCATTGGGAAGAGGGCCAGGGCACCGCCCTCGGCTGGGAGTTCGACGGCCGCCTCAAGGTGGCCACTTCCGAGGGCATCCGGCGCCTGAGCGTCGGCGAAGTGCGGGGCCTGGGCTAA
- a CDS encoding type III pantothenate kinase, producing the protein MSLLLAVDVGNTNVVLGIFDLSKGPDSPLVCSWRLATSRERTVDEYGLSVLALMRHQGIEASQIKHVAISCVVPPLHPVLMSLAKSFFGVEAFYVEPGVKTGVKVLIDNPAELGADRLVNAVAGIEKFGAPLIVVDFGTATTFDVVNAKKEYLGGLICPGLKISADALFQRASRLPRVEIAEPERLVGRNTVQAMQSGIFYGYVGMVDGILDRLLEESPEAKVAATGGLGRVIGPHTKHIKHIAPDLTLDGLRILWFRNQGGKK; encoded by the coding sequence ATGAGTCTTCTGCTGGCAGTGGATGTTGGAAACACCAACGTGGTGCTGGGGATCTTCGACCTTTCCAAAGGACCCGATTCGCCGCTGGTCTGTTCCTGGCGCTTGGCTACCAGCCGCGAGCGCACCGTCGATGAATACGGCCTGTCGGTCCTGGCGCTCATGCGCCACCAGGGGATTGAAGCCAGCCAGATCAAGCACGTGGCGATATCGTGCGTGGTGCCGCCCCTGCATCCCGTGCTCATGAGCCTGGCCAAGAGCTTTTTCGGGGTGGAGGCCTTCTACGTCGAACCGGGTGTGAAGACCGGCGTGAAGGTGCTCATCGATAATCCGGCGGAGCTGGGCGCCGACCGCCTGGTGAACGCCGTGGCAGGCATCGAGAAGTTCGGCGCGCCGCTCATCGTGGTGGATTTCGGTACCGCCACCACTTTCGACGTGGTGAACGCCAAGAAAGAGTACCTGGGCGGTCTCATCTGCCCCGGCCTCAAAATCAGCGCCGACGCCCTTTTCCAGCGGGCCAGCCGCCTGCCGCGGGTGGAGATTGCCGAGCCCGAGCGCCTGGTGGGCCGCAACACCGTGCAGGCCATGCAGTCGGGCATCTTCTACGGCTACGTGGGCATGGTGGATGGCATCCTGGACCGCCTGCTGGAGGAGAGCCCGGAGGCCAAGGTCGCCGCCACCGGAGGGCTGGGCCGGGTGATCGGGCCCCACACCAAACACATCAAGCACATCGCCCCGGATCTGACCCTGGACGGCCTGCGGATCCTTTGGTTCCGCAATCAGGGCGGAAAGAAATAA